In the genome of Deltaproteobacteria bacterium, the window ATCCACAGCCCGGCGCGACCGCGCCGCTCGCGCGCGCCGACCGTCGCGATCGCCTGCTCGCCCTCGCGCTCGCTCGCGGCCGCCGACAGCGTCGACTCGACCACGGCCCCGGCCGGCGCGCTCGTGCGGGTCGGCGCGGTGCGCGCGTGATCGGTCCCGGTGACCACGCGGCCGAGTTCCGCGGACGGCACGCCGGCGGCCGCGATCAGCGCCTGGCACAGAGCGCCGGCGCTCGCGAACCGATCCGCCTTGGCGCGGGCCATCGCGCGCTGGACGACCTCATCGAGCGCCGCCGGCAGATGCGGCGCGGCGGCCGCCAGCCGCGGCGGCGGCTCGCCGGTGATCTTTTGAATCACGGCGAACGGCGTCGTGCCCGGAAACGCCATCTGGCCGGTGAGGCACTCGTACAAGATCGCGCCGAGCGCGAACACGTCGGTCCGGTGGTCGATCTCGTGGATGGCGCCGGCCGCCTGCTCCGGCGCCATGTAGCTGGGGGTCCCCATGATCGACTGCTCGAGCGTCATCTGCGTGCCCGCCGCCTCGAGGATCTTCGAGATGCCGAAGTCGAGGACCTTGGCGTAGTCGTCGCGGCCCGATTGGCTGATCAAGAAGATGTTCGCCGGCTTCAGGTCGCGGTGGACGATGCCTTCGGCATGCGCGCGGTCGAGCGCGTCGCACACGTCCATGAACACGCGCACCGTCGAAGCGAGCGACAGCGGACCGCGGCGGAGCCGGTCGGCCAGGTCCTCGCCGTCGAGGAACTCCATGACCATGTACATCTCGCCCGAATCGAGCGCGTCGAAGTCGACGACGTCGACGATGTGCGGATGGCCGAGCGCCGCGACGATCTCCGCCTCGCGGCGAAACCGCGCGATCACCTGCTCGTTGCGCGCGAGGTCGCGGGTGAGGACCTTGATCGCGTACTTCTTCGGCAGCCGGACGTGCGACGCCTGGTAGATGACCCCCATGCCGCCGGCCGCGATCCGCCGGTCGACGCGATACGTCCCCTTGAGGACCGTGCCGACGACGGGATCGGGGGCCGGCGGGGTCACGGCGCCGTCACTGCCCGACTTGCCCCATCCAGATGCGGTAGTGGGGCGTCGTGGTCTTCGAGCCGCGCGACGACGAGAACAGCAGCAGCTTGCCGTCCGGCGTGTACACCGGCGTCCGGTCGGCGCCGAGGTAGTTGGTGAGCTGTCGCATGCGCGCGCTGCCCAGCTCGAGTTCCCAGATGTCCCAGTTGCCCGACCGGTCGGACACGAACACGATGCGCTGCCCCGACGGATGCCAGGCCGGCTCGATGTTGCGGTACTGATCGGTCAGTTGCACGCGGTTGCCGCCGTCGGCGTCCATGATCCAGATCTGCTTGTCACCGGCCGAGTCCTTCTTGACGAAGACGATCTTCGAGCCGTCGTGCGAAAACCGCGGCATCTCGCCCGAGCCCATCTCCGTCGCCGACTTGCCGTCGCGATCGATCATCCAGATCGACGCGCCGGCCTCGTTTTCGCGGTTGCTCACGTAGTAGACGATCTTGTTGCCGTCCTTGGACACCGCCGGCCCGTACGCGCCGCAGCCGTCGTACCGGCCCGCGCCGCACGTGTAGCCGAGGCTGTGGAACGTCAGCTGGGTGTACCCGCGCGACTCGCGCCGCTTGTACCAGAGGTTGAAGCTGTTCTGAGATCGGTTCGACGCGAAGAACACGCCCTCGCCGTCGACGTCCCACGACGGCCAGATGTCGTAGCTGCCCTTGATCGACTTGGAAAACTCCTCGCGACCGGTGCCGAACACCGGGCGGCCGTCGCGCAGCTCCGCCGACGCGACCCGCAGTTCCGAGCCGCCGGTCGGCAGCATCAGCACGTACACGAGGTCGAGGTTGGCCGACATCTGCGGAAACACCGCGTCGCCCGCCTCGCTCGTGATGATCGTGAGGTTCGACAGCGAGTCGGAGCCCGACTGCCCCGCCGGAATGGCGAAGTTGGCGGCCTGCTCGGAGAAGCCGAGCGCGTTGTCCTTCGACGGCGCCTCGCCGCCCTCGACCTCGTCCATCGGGTAGTAGTAGGCGCGCACCCGCCAGTGGTAGGTCTTGTTCGGCTTGAGCACGACCTTCGTGGTCCACGAGATATAGCGGATGTCGTCCTTCGTGCCCATCTCGTTGTCCGGGCCCGGGTACTCCTCGAGCCGA includes:
- a CDS encoding serine/threonine protein kinase — its product is MTPPAPDPVVGTVLKGTYRVDRRIAAGGMGVIYQASHVRLPKKYAIKVLTRDLARNEQVIARFRREAEIVAALGHPHIVDVVDFDALDSGEMYMVMEFLDGEDLADRLRRGPLSLASTVRVFMDVCDALDRAHAEGIVHRDLKPANIFLISQSGRDDYAKVLDFGISKILEAAGTQMTLEQSIMGTPSYMAPEQAAGAIHEIDHRTDVFALGAILYECLTGQMAFPGTTPFAVIQKITGEPPPRLAAAAPHLPAALDEVVQRAMARAKADRFASAGALCQALIAAAGVPSAELGRVVTGTDHARTAPTRTSAPAGAVVESTLSAAASEREGEQAIATVGARERRGRAGLW